From the genome of Bactrocera oleae isolate idBacOlea1 chromosome 2, idBacOlea1, whole genome shotgun sequence, one region includes:
- the mRRF2 gene encoding ribosome-releasing factor 2, mitochondrial isoform X2: MTIARSFRLLQSISVHARWQRFYSSAKLRNIGILAHIDAGKTTTTERMLFYAGKTRTLGEVHRGNTVTDCLTQERERGITIFSSAVAFNWQGHKINLLDTPGHIDFTMEVEQSLHAVDGVVVVLDGTSGVEAQTITVWAQAEKHHLPKIVFVNKMDRPDADFTACVNDLSTKLDAKPVCLQSPLKDEKGNLTIFDVITQQVLIWDNASLGREYKTLPLLDKHIADLQDKRYALIDELSGIDDELAQVVISNEGFDKVSNELIQQALRRAVAQRKVVPVLLGSAYKNVGVQRVMDAIIDFLPAPHERNQLYDCFCDDFVGKVFKIIHDKQRGALTLVRVFRGELKKGSRLVTTHNTAEVVSKVYEPLADEYREISGVPAGDVAICAGLKHTVTGDLLTTNASSLKNAQKRLQKTMKLPESDVMIEDGNAEDNGHATLVNEIFSTDPQIPDAVYFCSIEPPSLATQNAMEAALKQLQREDPSLRVNYDSVTGQTVLGGMGELHMDIVKSRILTEYKIDVDLGPLQIAYKETIEEPALDNFQVEKEIAGSKQSVNITLELLREQNEPFR, translated from the exons ATGACAATAGCCCGCAGTTTTCGTTTACTGCAAAGCATTAGCGTCCACGCTCGATGGCAGCGATTTTACAGTAGTGCAAAATTGCGAAACATTGGTATTTTGGCGCATATCGATGCAG GCAAAACAACTACAACGGAGCGCATGCTCTTTTATGCCGGCAAGACACGTACATTGGGCGAGGTGCATCGTGGTAATACGGTGACAGATTGCCTGACACAGGAACGTGAGCGTGGCATAACGATATTCAGTTCTGCGGTAGCTTTTAACTGGCAGGGTCACAA AATAAATCTACTAGACACACCAGGTCACATAGACTTTACCATGGAGGTGGAACAATCATTGCATGCTGTAGAtggtgttgttgtggttttagaTGGCACGTCTGGAGTAGAAGCGCAAACAATTACAGTGTGGGCACAAGCTGAGAAACATCATCTGCCGAAAATAGTATTCGTGAATAAAATGGATCGTCCTGATGCAGATTTCACCGCCTGTGTGAACGATTTATCGACAAAGTTGGATGCAAAGCCAGTTTGTTTACAATCACCGCTAAAGGATGAAAAGGGAAATTTAA cTATTTTCGATGTGATTACGCAACAAGTGCTGATTTGGGATAATGCTAGTTTGGGTCGTGAGTACAAAACACTTCCGCTTCTAGATAAGCACATCGCAGACTTACAAGACAAACGTTATGCGTTAATTGATGAGCTTTCCGGTATCGATGATGAGTTAGCACAGGTCGTTATTAGCAATGAGGGCTTTGATAAAGTCAGCAATGAATTGATACAACAAGCTTTACGACGTGCGGTTGCGCAACGTAAAGTGGTACCAGTACTTTTGGGTTCAGCGTACAAAAATGTGGGCGTACAGCGGGTAATGGATGCAATCATTGACTTTTTGCCAGCGCCACATGAGCGAAATCAGCTTTACGATTGTTTTTG TGATGACTTTGTGGGCAAAGTTTTCAAAATCATACACGATAAACAACGCGGTGCGCTAACATTGGTGCGTGTCTTCCGTGGTGAATTGAAGAAGGGATCAAGGTTAGTGACCACACATAATACTGCAGAAGTGGTGAGCAAAGTGTATGAACCATTGGCGGATGAGTATCGTGAAATTAGCGGTGTGCCAGCTGGGGATGTTGCCATTTGTGCGGGCTTGaag CACACAGTTACCGGCGATTTGCTCACAACTAACGCTTCATCGTTGAAAAATGCGCAAAAACGTTTGCAGAAAACAATGAAACTACCTGAAAGCGACGTGATGATTGAAGATGGTAATGCCGAAGATAACGGCCATGCGACGCTTGTCAATGAGATATTCTCCACTGATCCTCAAATTCCGGATGCtgtatatttttgctctatCGAGCCACCTAGTTTGGCGACGCAGAACGCCATGGAGGCGGCGTTAAAGCAATTGCAACGTGAAGATCCTAGTTTGCGTGTAAATTATGACTCTGTAACCGGACAAACTGTGTTGGGTG GTATGGGCGAGCTGCACATGGATATTGTAAAATCTCGTATACTCACCGAATACAAAATCGATGTAGATTTAGGTCCTCTGCAAATAGCCTACAAAGAAACGATAGAAGAGCCAGCGCTGGATAATTTTCAAGTAGAGAAAGAAATAGCGGGGAGTAAACAGAGCGTAAACATCACTTTAGAACTGTTGCGCGAACAAAATGAACCGTTCAG ATAA
- the mRRF2 gene encoding ribosome-releasing factor 2, mitochondrial isoform X1, with the protein MTIARSFRLLQSISVHARWQRFYSSAKLRNIGILAHIDAGKTTTTERMLFYAGKTRTLGEVHRGNTVTDCLTQERERGITIFSSAVAFNWQGHKINLLDTPGHIDFTMEVEQSLHAVDGVVVVLDGTSGVEAQTITVWAQAEKHHLPKIVFVNKMDRPDADFTACVNDLSTKLDAKPVCLQSPLKDEKGNLTIFDVITQQVLIWDNASLGREYKTLPLLDKHIADLQDKRYALIDELSGIDDELAQVVISNEGFDKVSNELIQQALRRAVAQRKVVPVLLGSAYKNVGVQRVMDAIIDFLPAPHERNQLYDCFCDDFVGKVFKIIHDKQRGALTLVRVFRGELKKGSRLVTTHNTAEVVSKVYEPLADEYREISGVPAGDVAICAGLKHTVTGDLLTTNASSLKNAQKRLQKTMKLPESDVMIEDGNAEDNGHATLVNEIFSTDPQIPDAVYFCSIEPPSLATQNAMEAALKQLQREDPSLRVNYDSVTGQTVLGGMGELHMDIVKSRILTEYKIDVDLGPLQIAYKETIEEPALDNFQVEKEIAGSKQSVNITLELLREQNEPFSLDKSGENAANLNTLRPRMLQVIRKGALSALERGPRVGGQVVDTKIRLHSITIGRGTADSFVMAAAAQCVQKILTTVGTRLLEPVMALEIVAPSERISAIIADLSRRRATINDVRPKSAHNKVIYVNAPLAELSGYSSVLRSISSGTAGMTMQPCGFSNMNSNDEVRAIQRAQGFE; encoded by the exons ATGACAATAGCCCGCAGTTTTCGTTTACTGCAAAGCATTAGCGTCCACGCTCGATGGCAGCGATTTTACAGTAGTGCAAAATTGCGAAACATTGGTATTTTGGCGCATATCGATGCAG GCAAAACAACTACAACGGAGCGCATGCTCTTTTATGCCGGCAAGACACGTACATTGGGCGAGGTGCATCGTGGTAATACGGTGACAGATTGCCTGACACAGGAACGTGAGCGTGGCATAACGATATTCAGTTCTGCGGTAGCTTTTAACTGGCAGGGTCACAA AATAAATCTACTAGACACACCAGGTCACATAGACTTTACCATGGAGGTGGAACAATCATTGCATGCTGTAGAtggtgttgttgtggttttagaTGGCACGTCTGGAGTAGAAGCGCAAACAATTACAGTGTGGGCACAAGCTGAGAAACATCATCTGCCGAAAATAGTATTCGTGAATAAAATGGATCGTCCTGATGCAGATTTCACCGCCTGTGTGAACGATTTATCGACAAAGTTGGATGCAAAGCCAGTTTGTTTACAATCACCGCTAAAGGATGAAAAGGGAAATTTAA cTATTTTCGATGTGATTACGCAACAAGTGCTGATTTGGGATAATGCTAGTTTGGGTCGTGAGTACAAAACACTTCCGCTTCTAGATAAGCACATCGCAGACTTACAAGACAAACGTTATGCGTTAATTGATGAGCTTTCCGGTATCGATGATGAGTTAGCACAGGTCGTTATTAGCAATGAGGGCTTTGATAAAGTCAGCAATGAATTGATACAACAAGCTTTACGACGTGCGGTTGCGCAACGTAAAGTGGTACCAGTACTTTTGGGTTCAGCGTACAAAAATGTGGGCGTACAGCGGGTAATGGATGCAATCATTGACTTTTTGCCAGCGCCACATGAGCGAAATCAGCTTTACGATTGTTTTTG TGATGACTTTGTGGGCAAAGTTTTCAAAATCATACACGATAAACAACGCGGTGCGCTAACATTGGTGCGTGTCTTCCGTGGTGAATTGAAGAAGGGATCAAGGTTAGTGACCACACATAATACTGCAGAAGTGGTGAGCAAAGTGTATGAACCATTGGCGGATGAGTATCGTGAAATTAGCGGTGTGCCAGCTGGGGATGTTGCCATTTGTGCGGGCTTGaag CACACAGTTACCGGCGATTTGCTCACAACTAACGCTTCATCGTTGAAAAATGCGCAAAAACGTTTGCAGAAAACAATGAAACTACCTGAAAGCGACGTGATGATTGAAGATGGTAATGCCGAAGATAACGGCCATGCGACGCTTGTCAATGAGATATTCTCCACTGATCCTCAAATTCCGGATGCtgtatatttttgctctatCGAGCCACCTAGTTTGGCGACGCAGAACGCCATGGAGGCGGCGTTAAAGCAATTGCAACGTGAAGATCCTAGTTTGCGTGTAAATTATGACTCTGTAACCGGACAAACTGTGTTGGGTG GTATGGGCGAGCTGCACATGGATATTGTAAAATCTCGTATACTCACCGAATACAAAATCGATGTAGATTTAGGTCCTCTGCAAATAGCCTACAAAGAAACGATAGAAGAGCCAGCGCTGGATAATTTTCAAGTAGAGAAAGAAATAGCGGGGAGTAAACAGAGCGTAAACATCACTTTAGAACTGTTGCGCGAACAAAATGAACCGTTCAG TTTAGATAAATCCGGTGAGAATGCAGCAAATTTAAATACACTACGTCCCCGCATGCTACAAGTGATACGTAAGGGTGCGTTGTCGGCTTTAGAACGTGGCCCACGTGTTGGTGGTCAGGTCGTAGATACAAAAATTCGTCTGCATAGTATAACAATAGGGCGTGGTACAGCTGATTCTTTTGTTATGGCTGCCGCTGCGCAATGCGTACAAAAG ATATTAACCACAGTAGGTACACGTTTGCTCGAACCAGTTATGGCGTTGGAAATTGTGGCACCGTCCGAACGCATATCAGCAATTATAGCCGACTTGTCACGTCGTCGTGCCACAATAAACGACGTGCGGCCGAAAAGTGCGCATAATAAG GTTATATATGTGAATGCGCCACTGGCTGAGTTGTCCGGTTATTCCAGCGTTTTGCGCAGCATAAGCTCTGGAACGGCGGGTATGACAATGCAACCATGCGGGTTTTCAAATATGAATTCAAACGATGAGGTGCGTGCGATACAAAGAGCACAGGGATTCGAGTAA
- the LOC106627723 gene encoding uncharacterized protein YdcI isoform X2 — translation MAGRPKRKAAIKATQIIEISDSDDDVQITTRRGRDSSFSPPPTKSARIDAAARSLTGREVATTSTAARKRWPTEKSKDKVSQATEKGAKKDSKTTSKSKDNNNKNSSTNEPENVEVMQQGNKDQQMDLEVEDQQDQDPVETVTDGQCCSSADKNKLARDSTTHTGRSSFWARRKVWRVDELLAEKENVEPCTAKNIVQLLENENTIPFICRYRRDLINHITPERLRDIKNSYTEIVELRKRAETIVTQLEKEQQIGDEVRSEILCAKSNEELEFLYAPYKPASKGSLAERAKALGLGDAADRLLFGEAPEVRLESLVNRNNADLDNVEKVLQGICHIISHNISKHTGVLEELRRLQKVHRIVLKCTKSKTPGTSTATKSSTALNNNSSVHSKNKTDASKYETYFDFQQDVRYLKPHQVLAINRAEKQKFLTVKIVTADYVKNDIKRFTRELFMTDGLRYPLRNQVFEQAFEECYSKKLQPLLSRQLRSDLNESAKKAAIDVFAQNLKQLLLQSPLKGERILGIDPGFTNGCKLALISETADVLETGVIYPHARSSNAEEVGEKLAKLLARHNCKIIALGNGTACRETEFWLSNLFGLGILDKNNVRYSIVSEQGASIYSCSNVARQEFPDMDMNEISAVSIARRLNDPLSEYVKIEPRHIGVGMYQHDVPEKTLNEALNEVVSECVSFVGVDINTASLSVLKHVAGLSEKKAQKIIEHRSSNGPFQTRKDLLKVKSIGEKTFVQCAGVISKCNLLLKDIGSTPFICKIKAYALQCDMEELADNFQIPKERIDVVLMALQRKLTQDYRAEFAKRPLFKQGLARITELSEGDVLTGAVSNITHFGAFVDIGVECNALIHISKMKNRELSVGDRVTVSIIQIDIPRKRIGVRLEDTIKETDTSFTLT, via the exons atggcTGGGCGCCCAAAACGTAAAGCAGCAATTAAGGCTActcaaataatagaaatatctGATTCCGATGATGATGTACAAATCACAACGAGGAGGGGACGTGACAGCTCATTTTCTCCACCACCGACAAAGTCTGCACGTATAGATGCCGCAGCACGTTCATTAACTGGAAGAGAAGTCGCTACCACAAGTACAGCTGCAAg aaaacgTTGGCCCACTGAAAAAAGTAAAGATAAAGTGTCACAAGCAACAGAGAAAGGCGCCAAAAAGGACAGCAAAACAACCTCAAAATCCAAggataataataacaaaaacagttCAACAAATGAACCTGAAAATGTAGAAGTAATGCAGCAAGGAAATAAAGATCAGCAAATGGATTTGGAAGTTGAAGATCAGCAAGATCAAGATCCTGTAGAAACTGTAACTGACGGCCAATGTTGCTCGAGTGCAGATAAGAACAAACTGGCACGCGATTCTACCACTCATACAGGTCGCAGCTCATTTTGGG CACGTCGAAAAGTGTGGCGCGTCGACGAACTGCTCGCAGAAAAAGAGAATGTTGAACCCTGCACTGCTAAAAATATCGTACAATTGCTGGAGAATGAGAACACAATACCATTCATTTGTCGCTATCGCCGGGATTTAATTAACCATATTACGCCTGAAAGACTGCgtgatataaaaaattcatatacggAAATTGTAGAGTTGCGCAAACGTGCTGAAACGATTGTTACACAGTTAGAGAAGGAGCAACAAATAGGCGATGAAGTACGTTCAGAGATTTTATGCGCAAAAAGTAATGAAGAATTGGAATTTTTG TATGCACCATACAAACCAGCAAGCAAAGGCTCACTAGCCGAACGTGCTAAAGCACTAGGTTTGGGTGACGCTGCGGATCGCTTATTGTTCGGTGAAGCGCCAGAAGTGCGTTTGGAATCGCTTGTAAATCGTAATAATGCAGACCTGGATAATGTAGAGAAAGTACTACAAGGTATTTGTCACATCATTTCGCACAATATCAGCAAGCATACAGGTGTTTTGGAAGAGTTGCGACGGCT CCAAAAAGTGCACCGCATAGTGCTTAAGTGTACCAAATCCAAAACGCCCGGCACATCAACCGCTACCAAATCGTCAACAGCATTGAATAATAATAGCTCGGTGCATTCCAAGAATAAAACGGATGCATCAAAGTATGAGACATATTTTGACTTCCAACAAGATGTGCGTTATTTAAAACCACATCAGGTGCTCGCCATCAATCGTGCAGAAAAGCAAAAGTTTCTAACTGTAAAGATAGTCACTGCTGATTATGTAAAAAATGATATCAAACGCTTCACGCGCGAGCTGTTTATGACTGATGGTCTGCGTTACCCACTGCGCAATCAGGTTTTCGAGCAGGCATTCGAGGAATGCTACAGTAAAAAAT TGCAACCGCTTCTATCACGTCAGTTGCGCAGCGATCTGAATGAATCCGCCAAAAAAGCGGCTATCGATGTTTTTGCGCAAAACCTGAAACAATTATTGCTACAATCGCCACTTAAAGGTGAGCGCATTCTTGGCATTGATCCAGGTTTCACCAATGGCTGCAAATTGGCGTTAATCTCCGAGACAGCAGATGTTTTGGAAACTGGTGTAATATACCCACATGCTCGTAGCAGTAATGCTGAAGAAGTAGGCGAGAAATTAGCCAAATTGCTAGCTAGACACAA TTGCAAAATAATCGCTTTGGGCAACGGCACGGCCTGTCGTGAAACAGAATTTTGGCTTTCCAATCTATTCGGTTTAGGCATTTTAGATAAAAATAATGTGCGGTATAGTATTGTTTCCGAGCAAGGCGCTTCAATATATTCATGTAGCAATGTAGCCCGCCAAGAGTTTCCCGACATGGATATGAATGAGATCAGTGCtg TCTCCATTGCACGTCGCTTAAATGATCCGTTGAGTGAATATGTGAAAATAGAGCCACGACATATTGGTGTTGGCATGTACCAGCACGATGTGCCGGAAAAAACGCTAAACGAAGCGCTGAATGAGGTGGTCTCTGAGTGTGtaagttttgtgggcgtggataTCAACACAGCCAGTTTAAGTGTGTTAAA GCATGTAGCTGGCTTGAGTGAAaagaaagcacaaaaaatcataGAGCATCGTTCAAGTAACGGTCCATTTCAAACACGCAAGGATCTGTTGAAAGTAAAGTCCATTGGTGAGAAGACATTTGTACAATGTGCTGG aGTTATAAGCAAATGTAATTTGTTACTCAAAGACATCGGGAGTACACCGTTTATCTGTAAAATTAAAGCTTACGCCTTACAATGCGATATGGAAGAGCTAGCAGATAATTTTCAAATACCAAAAGAGCGT atcgatgtggTGTTAATGGCCTTACAACGCAAGCTCACACAAGACTATCGTGCAGAATTCGCCAAACGTCCGCTTTTCAAGCAAGGTTTAGCACGTATAACTGAACTCAGTGAGGGTGATGTTCTGACGG GTGCCGTCTCAAACATCACACACTTTGGCGCTTTTGTTGATATTGGCGTTGAATGTAATGCTCTTATTCATataagtaaaatgaaaaatagggAGCTAAGTGTAGGCGATCGTGTAACTGTTTCGATTATACAAATTGATATACCGCGCAAACGCATTGGTGTACGTCTGGAGGATACGATAAAGGAGACCGACACTTCATTTACTTTGACCTAA
- the LOC106627723 gene encoding uncharacterized protein YdcI isoform X1 yields the protein MAGRPKRKAAIKATQIIEISDSDDDVQITTRRGRDSSFSPPPTKSARIDAAARSLTGREVATTSTAARKRWPTEKSKDKVSQATEKGAKKDSKTTSKSKDNNNKNSSTNEPENVEVMQQGNKDQQMDLEVEDQQDQDPVETVTDGQCCSSADKNKLARDSTTHTGRSSFWARRKVWRVDELLAEKENVEPCTAKNIVQLLENENTIPFICRYRRDLINHITPERLRDIKNSYTEIVELRKRAETIVTQLEKEQQIGDEVRSEILCAKSNEELEFLYAPYKPASKGSLAERAKALGLGDAADRLLFGEAPEVRLESLVNRNNADLDNVEKVLQGICHIISHNISKHTGVLEELRRLQKVHRIVLKCTKSKTPGTSTATKSSTALNNNSSVHSKNKTDASKYETYFDFQQDVRYLKPHQVLAINRAEKQKFLTVKIVTADYVKNDIKRFTRELFMTDGLRYPLRNQVFEQAFEECYSKKLQPLLSRQLRSDLNESAKKAAIDVFAQNLKQLLLQSPLKGERILGIDPGFTNGCKLALISETADVLETGVIYPHARSSNAEEVGEKLAKLLARHNCKIIALGNGTACRETEFWLSNLFGLGILDKNNVRYSIVSEQGASIYSCSNVARQEFPDMDMNEISAVSIARRLNDPLSEYVKIEPRHIGVGMYQHDVPEKTLNEALNEVVSECVSFVGVDINTASLSVLKHVAGLSEKKAQKIIEHRSSNGPFQTRKDLLKVKSIGEKTFVQCAGFIRIEPLSVGGKIENLLDCTWVHPESYAVANKVISKCNLLLKDIGSTPFICKIKAYALQCDMEELADNFQIPKERIDVVLMALQRKLTQDYRAEFAKRPLFKQGLARITELSEGDVLTGAVSNITHFGAFVDIGVECNALIHISKMKNRELSVGDRVTVSIIQIDIPRKRIGVRLEDTIKETDTSFTLT from the exons atggcTGGGCGCCCAAAACGTAAAGCAGCAATTAAGGCTActcaaataatagaaatatctGATTCCGATGATGATGTACAAATCACAACGAGGAGGGGACGTGACAGCTCATTTTCTCCACCACCGACAAAGTCTGCACGTATAGATGCCGCAGCACGTTCATTAACTGGAAGAGAAGTCGCTACCACAAGTACAGCTGCAAg aaaacgTTGGCCCACTGAAAAAAGTAAAGATAAAGTGTCACAAGCAACAGAGAAAGGCGCCAAAAAGGACAGCAAAACAACCTCAAAATCCAAggataataataacaaaaacagttCAACAAATGAACCTGAAAATGTAGAAGTAATGCAGCAAGGAAATAAAGATCAGCAAATGGATTTGGAAGTTGAAGATCAGCAAGATCAAGATCCTGTAGAAACTGTAACTGACGGCCAATGTTGCTCGAGTGCAGATAAGAACAAACTGGCACGCGATTCTACCACTCATACAGGTCGCAGCTCATTTTGGG CACGTCGAAAAGTGTGGCGCGTCGACGAACTGCTCGCAGAAAAAGAGAATGTTGAACCCTGCACTGCTAAAAATATCGTACAATTGCTGGAGAATGAGAACACAATACCATTCATTTGTCGCTATCGCCGGGATTTAATTAACCATATTACGCCTGAAAGACTGCgtgatataaaaaattcatatacggAAATTGTAGAGTTGCGCAAACGTGCTGAAACGATTGTTACACAGTTAGAGAAGGAGCAACAAATAGGCGATGAAGTACGTTCAGAGATTTTATGCGCAAAAAGTAATGAAGAATTGGAATTTTTG TATGCACCATACAAACCAGCAAGCAAAGGCTCACTAGCCGAACGTGCTAAAGCACTAGGTTTGGGTGACGCTGCGGATCGCTTATTGTTCGGTGAAGCGCCAGAAGTGCGTTTGGAATCGCTTGTAAATCGTAATAATGCAGACCTGGATAATGTAGAGAAAGTACTACAAGGTATTTGTCACATCATTTCGCACAATATCAGCAAGCATACAGGTGTTTTGGAAGAGTTGCGACGGCT CCAAAAAGTGCACCGCATAGTGCTTAAGTGTACCAAATCCAAAACGCCCGGCACATCAACCGCTACCAAATCGTCAACAGCATTGAATAATAATAGCTCGGTGCATTCCAAGAATAAAACGGATGCATCAAAGTATGAGACATATTTTGACTTCCAACAAGATGTGCGTTATTTAAAACCACATCAGGTGCTCGCCATCAATCGTGCAGAAAAGCAAAAGTTTCTAACTGTAAAGATAGTCACTGCTGATTATGTAAAAAATGATATCAAACGCTTCACGCGCGAGCTGTTTATGACTGATGGTCTGCGTTACCCACTGCGCAATCAGGTTTTCGAGCAGGCATTCGAGGAATGCTACAGTAAAAAAT TGCAACCGCTTCTATCACGTCAGTTGCGCAGCGATCTGAATGAATCCGCCAAAAAAGCGGCTATCGATGTTTTTGCGCAAAACCTGAAACAATTATTGCTACAATCGCCACTTAAAGGTGAGCGCATTCTTGGCATTGATCCAGGTTTCACCAATGGCTGCAAATTGGCGTTAATCTCCGAGACAGCAGATGTTTTGGAAACTGGTGTAATATACCCACATGCTCGTAGCAGTAATGCTGAAGAAGTAGGCGAGAAATTAGCCAAATTGCTAGCTAGACACAA TTGCAAAATAATCGCTTTGGGCAACGGCACGGCCTGTCGTGAAACAGAATTTTGGCTTTCCAATCTATTCGGTTTAGGCATTTTAGATAAAAATAATGTGCGGTATAGTATTGTTTCCGAGCAAGGCGCTTCAATATATTCATGTAGCAATGTAGCCCGCCAAGAGTTTCCCGACATGGATATGAATGAGATCAGTGCtg TCTCCATTGCACGTCGCTTAAATGATCCGTTGAGTGAATATGTGAAAATAGAGCCACGACATATTGGTGTTGGCATGTACCAGCACGATGTGCCGGAAAAAACGCTAAACGAAGCGCTGAATGAGGTGGTCTCTGAGTGTGtaagttttgtgggcgtggataTCAACACAGCCAGTTTAAGTGTGTTAAA GCATGTAGCTGGCTTGAGTGAAaagaaagcacaaaaaatcataGAGCATCGTTCAAGTAACGGTCCATTTCAAACACGCAAGGATCTGTTGAAAGTAAAGTCCATTGGTGAGAAGACATTTGTACAATGTGCTGG TTTTATACGCATCGAACCTTTGAGTGTGGgtggaaaaattgaaaatctgCTGGACTGCACTTGGGTGCATCCAGAGAGTTATGCTGTTGCCAATAA aGTTATAAGCAAATGTAATTTGTTACTCAAAGACATCGGGAGTACACCGTTTATCTGTAAAATTAAAGCTTACGCCTTACAATGCGATATGGAAGAGCTAGCAGATAATTTTCAAATACCAAAAGAGCGT atcgatgtggTGTTAATGGCCTTACAACGCAAGCTCACACAAGACTATCGTGCAGAATTCGCCAAACGTCCGCTTTTCAAGCAAGGTTTAGCACGTATAACTGAACTCAGTGAGGGTGATGTTCTGACGG GTGCCGTCTCAAACATCACACACTTTGGCGCTTTTGTTGATATTGGCGTTGAATGTAATGCTCTTATTCATataagtaaaatgaaaaatagggAGCTAAGTGTAGGCGATCGTGTAACTGTTTCGATTATACAAATTGATATACCGCGCAAACGCATTGGTGTACGTCTGGAGGATACGATAAAGGAGACCGACACTTCATTTACTTTGACCTAA